The Propionibacterium freudenreichii subsp. freudenreichii genome contains a region encoding:
- a CDS encoding MaoC/PaaZ C-terminal domain-containing protein, with the protein MNRIKTEMVGQTFGPFVREYNFRDLELFALGCGAGIDGKDGLEYINEHDPLNRSLKVLPMFGAMLIVDSEVTRTIDYGYNYAGSLHWGFDIKYHQPITKMADTISTKVKLAGLYDRGEGKGLLAQHIGDSYDAEGNLLFTNESWDALIYDGGWGGPKPPKDLVDMPDRAPDAEVTERIPENQALIYRLSGDYHPQHIDWEYAAKNGEPRPILHAISYAGVVMRHAINTFVPGEPERITRFKTRITSPVLPGSTLRTQMWKVGEGELRFRLVDDDVDTTGAKPHLNWGIIEYK; encoded by the coding sequence ATGAACAGGATCAAGACAGAAATGGTGGGCCAGACGTTCGGCCCATTCGTCCGCGAATACAACTTCCGCGACCTCGAGCTGTTCGCACTGGGTTGCGGCGCCGGTATCGACGGCAAGGACGGCCTGGAATACATCAATGAGCACGACCCGCTGAACCGCAGCCTCAAGGTGCTGCCGATGTTCGGTGCGATGCTCATCGTCGACTCCGAAGTCACCCGCACCATCGACTACGGCTACAACTACGCCGGCTCGCTGCACTGGGGCTTCGACATCAAGTACCACCAGCCGATCACCAAGATGGCCGACACCATCAGCACCAAGGTGAAGTTGGCCGGCCTCTACGACCGCGGCGAGGGCAAGGGCCTGCTGGCCCAGCACATCGGCGACAGCTACGACGCCGAGGGCAACCTGCTGTTCACCAACGAGTCGTGGGACGCGTTGATCTACGACGGTGGCTGGGGCGGCCCCAAGCCCCCCAAGGACCTGGTGGACATGCCCGACCGGGCACCTGACGCCGAGGTCACCGAGCGCATCCCCGAGAACCAGGCGCTCATCTACCGCCTGTCGGGCGACTACCACCCGCAGCACATCGACTGGGAGTACGCCGCCAAGAACGGCGAGCCCCGCCCGATCCTGCACGCCATCAGCTATGCGGGCGTCGTGATGCGCCATGCCATCAACACCTTCGTGCCCGGCGAGCCCGAGCGCATCACCCGCTTCAAGACGCGCATCACCTCCCCGGTGCTGCCCGGCTCCACCCTGCGCACGCAGATGTGGAAGGTCGGCGAGGGCGAGCTGCGCTTCCGCCTGGTGGACGACGACGTCGACACGACCGGCGCCAAGCCGCACCTCAACTGGGGAATCATCGAATACAAGTGA
- a CDS encoding MFS transporter, translated as MPQQPVSQQLTSQQPVSLEDVGMSRALRKVVVFSSGGPFLEGYVLGIIGVALVHMGPDLGINEHWSGLLGAAALVGVFVGAIAGSWVTDLIGRRKMFVIDLILIGVLSLLCMVVSTPGQLFVLRLAIGVVIGADYPIATSMIAEFTPRKYRAMAMGAIAAVWYLGANVAYVVGYLFDNVTRGWTWMLGSSVIPCVIILIGRWSVPESPRWLYSKGRTEEAAEVVRGLYGQDVELGLQPEPTRTKFSKVFSRPYLWRVLFVGVIWLCQAIPMFAMYTYGPQISNAFRLGEGRNALLGEMVVGTFFLIGTIPAMFLAESLGRRKLVIGSSRDDGGTGRAGCDPGTQHPGDPDLLRAVRPVLRRAGQPAVAVPQ; from the coding sequence ATGCCACAGCAACCAGTGTCGCAACAGCTGACGTCGCAACAACCAGTGAGCCTGGAGGACGTCGGCATGAGCCGTGCCCTGCGCAAGGTGGTGGTGTTCTCCAGCGGAGGGCCCTTCCTGGAGGGCTATGTGCTGGGCATCATCGGCGTCGCGCTGGTGCACATGGGTCCCGACCTGGGCATCAACGAGCACTGGAGCGGACTGCTCGGTGCCGCCGCGCTGGTGGGCGTCTTCGTCGGCGCCATCGCCGGCAGCTGGGTGACCGACCTCATCGGACGTCGCAAGATGTTCGTGATCGACCTGATCCTCATCGGCGTGCTGTCGCTGCTGTGCATGGTCGTGTCGACGCCGGGGCAGCTGTTCGTGCTGCGGCTGGCGATCGGCGTGGTGATCGGGGCCGACTATCCCATCGCCACCTCGATGATCGCCGAGTTCACCCCGCGCAAATACCGGGCCATGGCCATGGGTGCGATCGCGGCCGTGTGGTACCTGGGCGCCAACGTCGCCTATGTGGTCGGCTACCTGTTCGACAACGTCACCCGCGGCTGGACCTGGATGCTCGGCAGCTCGGTGATCCCGTGCGTCATCATCCTCATCGGACGCTGGTCGGTGCCCGAATCGCCGCGCTGGCTCTACAGCAAGGGACGCACCGAGGAGGCCGCCGAGGTGGTGCGCGGCCTCTACGGGCAGGACGTGGAACTGGGCCTGCAACCCGAACCCACCCGCACCAAGTTCTCCAAGGTGTTCAGCCGCCCCTACCTGTGGCGGGTGCTGTTCGTCGGCGTCATCTGGCTGTGCCAGGCCATCCCGATGTTCGCCATGTACACCTACGGACCCCAGATCTCCAACGCCTTCCGCCTGGGCGAGGGACGCAACGCCCTGCTCGGCGAGATGGTGGTGGGCACCTTTTTCCTCATCGGCACCATCCCGGCGATGTTCCTGGCCGAATCGCTGGGGCGACGCAAGCTGGTGATCGGATCGTCCCGTGATGACGGTGGCACTGGCCGTGCTGGGTGCGATCCCGGCACCCAGCACCCTGGTGATCCTGATCTGCTTCGCGCTGTACGCCCTGTTCTCCGGCGGGCCGGGCAACCTGCAGTGGCTGTACCCCAATGA
- a CDS encoding AMP-binding protein — translation MTMWDAAEAGEELSLGAIWDHQVRSRRTAEFLVFGDPDTGQVRTYSYGEFDAWVNQVAHVLTDAGVGQRTRVAVHLYNSPEFIACLLALAKIGGVLVPISPAYSRVECADIVARTTPLVLVTEPELLAIHGDEQLAAIGTVLSLGGNPEHKPGRVLDFTTTVGEASPEPGVHPALDGSDLLEVMFTSGTTARPKGVMLTHANFVFSGLFVNWQLAMGQDDRFYSSMVGTHVNLQLSALAPVITAGATMIFEKRYSATRAWAQVRRHRATLIQSMAMMVRTMMAQPVAPDERDHQVRLVHYFLPITDDEKAAFEHRFGVRLLNNYGSSESLVGVLTERPFGPTRWPSVGRVGLGYRVRVASDAGHPMPVGEVGEIQVRGIPGVSLMAGYWRDPARTDACFTDDGWMHTSDCGRMDADGWFYFVDRNVDVIKRAGETISSAEVEDALLHQPGVVDAAVVGVPDPIKDEAIEAFVVPALGVKLDVEQIRKRCAERLAYFKVPEAIHVSSELPRGNYGKIRKDLLRKELMTAKGRSL, via the coding sequence ATGACGATGTGGGATGCCGCGGAAGCCGGCGAGGAGCTGTCGCTGGGAGCCATCTGGGACCACCAGGTGCGCTCCCGGCGCACGGCCGAGTTCCTCGTGTTCGGTGACCCTGACACCGGGCAGGTGCGCACATACAGCTACGGCGAATTCGACGCCTGGGTGAACCAGGTGGCCCATGTGCTGACCGACGCCGGCGTCGGCCAGCGCACCCGGGTTGCCGTGCACCTGTACAACTCCCCGGAGTTCATCGCCTGCCTGCTGGCTCTGGCCAAGATCGGCGGCGTGCTGGTGCCGATCAGCCCGGCCTATTCGCGGGTGGAGTGCGCCGACATCGTGGCGCGTACCACCCCGCTGGTGCTGGTCACCGAACCGGAGCTGCTGGCGATCCATGGCGACGAGCAACTCGCCGCCATCGGCACCGTGCTGTCGCTGGGGGGCAACCCGGAACACAAGCCCGGCCGGGTGCTCGACTTCACCACCACGGTGGGGGAGGCGTCACCCGAGCCCGGCGTGCATCCGGCGCTGGACGGGTCGGACCTGCTGGAGGTGATGTTCACCTCGGGCACCACCGCCAGGCCCAAGGGCGTGATGCTCACCCACGCGAACTTCGTGTTCTCGGGGCTGTTCGTCAACTGGCAGCTCGCCATGGGCCAGGACGACCGGTTCTACTCGTCGATGGTGGGCACGCACGTGAACCTGCAGCTGTCGGCGCTGGCCCCGGTGATCACCGCCGGCGCCACGATGATCTTCGAGAAGCGCTATTCGGCCACCCGGGCCTGGGCCCAGGTGCGGCGCCATCGGGCGACGCTGATCCAGTCGATGGCGATGATGGTGCGCACGATGATGGCCCAGCCGGTGGCGCCCGACGAGCGTGACCACCAGGTGCGCCTGGTGCACTACTTCCTGCCGATCACCGACGACGAGAAGGCCGCCTTCGAACACCGCTTCGGGGTGCGCCTGCTCAACAACTACGGGTCGTCGGAGAGCCTGGTGGGGGTGCTCACCGAGCGTCCCTTCGGGCCGACGCGGTGGCCCTCGGTGGGTCGGGTCGGCCTGGGCTACCGGGTGCGGGTGGCCAGCGACGCCGGACATCCGATGCCGGTGGGCGAGGTCGGCGAGATCCAGGTGCGCGGCATACCGGGCGTCAGCCTGATGGCCGGCTACTGGCGCGATCCGGCACGCACCGACGCCTGCTTCACCGACGACGGCTGGATGCACACCAGCGACTGCGGACGCATGGACGCCGACGGCTGGTTCTACTTCGTCGACCGCAACGTGGACGTGATCAAGAGGGCCGGTGAGACCATCTCGTCGGCCGAGGTGGAGGACGCGTTGCTGCACCAGCCCGGCGTGGTGGACGCCGCAGTGGTCGGCGTGCCCGACCCCATCAAGGACGAGGCCATCGAGGCCTTTGTGGTGCCGGCGCTCGGCGTGAAGCTCGATGTTGAGCAGATTCGCAAGCGCTGCGCCGAACGATTGGCGTACTTCAAGGTGCCCGAAGCCATTCACGTGAGCTCCGAGCTGCCTCGGGGGAATTACGGAAAGATCCGCAAGGACCTCTTGCGGAAGGAATTAATGACGGCAAAGGGAAGGTCATTATGA
- a CDS encoding MBL fold metallo-hydrolase codes for MFTIESVPFGSYQANCYVLTSAGRALVVDPGAEAPLLLAWLAGRDVVGVVLTHSHSDHIGAANEVARAFGVPIMCGRADAAAMADPHLTGFDGEGSDYAVTRIDRALDEGDLIEFGDDTVQVLETPGHTPGSICLWSSAQGVLLTGDTLFAQGVGSTEYLRADPRALVATAARLGALADDAELWPGHGGRTYLSVERARNPMLRAGLGGVGQPA; via the coding sequence TTGTTCACCATCGAGTCAGTCCCGTTCGGCAGCTATCAGGCAAACTGCTATGTGCTCACCAGCGCCGGGCGTGCGCTGGTCGTCGACCCGGGCGCCGAGGCGCCGCTGCTGCTGGCATGGCTTGCCGGCCGCGACGTGGTCGGCGTCGTGCTTACGCACAGCCACTCCGACCACATCGGCGCCGCCAATGAGGTGGCCCGGGCCTTCGGGGTGCCCATCATGTGCGGACGCGCCGACGCCGCCGCGATGGCCGACCCGCACCTCACCGGCTTCGACGGGGAGGGCAGCGACTACGCCGTCACCCGCATAGACCGGGCACTGGACGAGGGCGACCTCATCGAGTTCGGCGACGACACCGTGCAGGTGCTCGAGACACCCGGCCACACGCCGGGCAGCATCTGCCTGTGGTCGTCGGCACAGGGCGTGCTGCTCACCGGCGACACGCTGTTCGCCCAGGGGGTCGGCAGCACCGAGTACCTGCGGGCCGACCCGCGCGCGCTGGTGGCCACGGCCGCCCGCCTCGGCGCACTGGCCGATGACGCCGAGCTGTGGCCCGGCCACGGCGGGCGCACCTACCTGTCGGTGGAACGGGCCCGCAATCCCATGCTGCGCGCAGGGCTGGGCGGGGTCGGGCAGCCGGCATGA
- a CDS encoding MFS transporter has protein sequence MILICFALYALFSGGPGNLQWLYPNELFPTDIRGSAMGVAMAVSRIGTVVSIYILPGFIARQGMGATMIAGAIISAVGFVVSLVWAPETRGHDLSETSAPQFKGR, from the coding sequence GTGATCCTGATCTGCTTCGCGCTGTACGCCCTGTTCTCCGGCGGGCCGGGCAACCTGCAGTGGCTGTACCCCAATGAGCTGTTCCCCACCGACATCCGGGGCTCGGCGATGGGCGTGGCCATGGCCGTCAGCCGCATCGGCACCGTCGTCTCGATCTATATCCTGCCGGGATTCATCGCCCGCCAGGGCATGGGCGCCACCATGATCGCCGGCGCCATCATCTCGGCCGTCGGCTTCGTCGTCTCACTGGTGTGGGCGCCCGAGACGCGCGGCCACGACCTGTCAGAAACCAGCGCACCGCAATTCAAGGGGAGGTAG
- a CDS encoding MFS transporter, translating to MSMGSSIIYTPAYLKFVFYNELMAALHITNEQVGTLLSAYAITATICYLPSGIVADKVRARTLSWVGFALTALLTFVYATLPSYNTLMFVFVGMGLTTILIWWGIRFKVIRLISGEGEYSRNIGLSYGLYGAAGLVVGLVNTFIVTKLAASPEVGMRVLIIFLGILIAVLAVLSFLFIPRFAGEIGGDGTGFSFKGVGKALTMPVVWLSSACMFFVYFYYTGVTYTTPYLKGALGASAKLVLLIGTIRTYGITLFSGPVFGAIASKVGSPSRVITVGSVLAAVVLLGFVFLPQKPAIAVLAAVLVIFLGFVANGVFGIVSGQLTEGKVPLEVFGTASGLLSVVGFLPDTFSSTWFGKLMDQKGNAAYDDIFIILAISALIAGAIAVVLLWYVKKHKADEPLDEAVADAGIVEA from the coding sequence ATCTCGATGGGCAGCTCGATCATCTACACGCCGGCCTACCTGAAGTTCGTCTTCTACAACGAGCTGATGGCGGCCCTGCACATCACCAACGAACAGGTTGGCACGCTGCTCTCGGCCTACGCCATCACGGCGACCATCTGTTACCTGCCCTCGGGCATCGTGGCCGACAAGGTGCGCGCCCGCACGCTGTCGTGGGTGGGCTTCGCGCTCACCGCCTTGCTCACCTTCGTCTATGCGACGCTGCCGTCGTACAACACGCTGATGTTCGTGTTCGTGGGCATGGGCCTCACCACGATCCTCATCTGGTGGGGCATCCGCTTCAAGGTGATCCGCCTGATCTCCGGTGAGGGCGAGTACTCGCGCAATATCGGCCTGTCCTACGGCCTGTACGGCGCAGCCGGCCTGGTGGTCGGCCTGGTGAACACCTTCATCGTGACCAAGCTCGCCGCCAGCCCCGAGGTGGGCATGCGCGTGCTGATCATCTTCCTGGGCATCCTCATCGCCGTGCTCGCCGTGCTGTCGTTCCTCTTCATCCCGCGCTTCGCGGGTGAGATCGGCGGCGACGGAACCGGCTTCAGCTTCAAGGGCGTCGGCAAGGCCCTCACCATGCCGGTGGTCTGGCTGAGCTCGGCCTGCATGTTCTTCGTGTACTTCTACTACACCGGCGTCACCTACACCACGCCCTACCTGAAAGGCGCGCTCGGCGCCTCGGCCAAGCTGGTGCTGCTCATCGGCACCATCCGCACCTACGGCATCACCCTGTTCTCCGGCCCGGTATTCGGTGCCATCGCCTCCAAGGTGGGCTCGCCCTCCCGCGTGATCACCGTCGGCTCGGTGCTCGCAGCCGTCGTGCTCCTCGGCTTCGTCTTCCTGCCGCAGAAGCCGGCCATCGCCGTGCTCGCCGCAGTGCTGGTGATCTTCCTGGGCTTCGTCGCCAACGGCGTCTTCGGCATCGTCTCGGGTCAGCTCACCGAGGGCAAGGTGCCCCTGGAGGTCTTCGGTACCGCCTCGGGCCTGCTGTCAGTGGTCGGGTTCCTGCCTGATACCTTCTCGAGCACTTGGTTCGGAAAGCTGATGGACCAGAAGGGCAATGCCGCCTACGACGACATCTTCATCATCCTGGCCATCTCGGCGCTCATTGCTGGCGCCATCGCCGTGGTGCTGCTCTGGTACGTCAAGAAGCACAAGGCCGACGAGCCCCTTGACGAGGCAGTCGCCGACGCCGGCATCGTGGAGGCATGA
- the caiA gene encoding crotonobetainyl-CoA dehydrogenase, protein MDFSLTEDQQLMVDGFTELMNSEAWEKYFHECDENSEYPERWVKAICDLGFDRILLPEEYDGLGLGWQTLAAAYEALGRAGGPTYVLYQLPGWDRVIREGTEEQKKDILKFVGSGKQMLNYAMTEPSAGSSWDDMSTTYSRKGGKVYLNGHKTFITSSMKVPYLVVMARDADNMGTYTEWFVDMSLPGITKEPLHKLGLRMDSCADIYFDNVELREEDLFGTEGNGFKRGVKDFDLERFEVALTNYGTAYCAFEDAAKYANQRVQGGEAIARKQLIQLKFADMKVDLTNMRNMLYEIAWKADNDQLGRGDCSMAKYYCSHASARVVDNALQTLAGVGVTGEHRVQRFYRDLRVDRVSGGTDEMMILAAGRGALRDYRS, encoded by the coding sequence ATGGATTTCTCATTGACCGAAGACCAGCAGCTCATGGTGGACGGCTTCACCGAGCTGATGAACAGTGAGGCATGGGAGAAGTACTTCCACGAGTGTGACGAGAACTCGGAGTATCCCGAGCGCTGGGTCAAGGCGATCTGCGACCTCGGCTTCGACCGCATCCTGCTGCCCGAGGAATACGACGGCCTGGGCCTGGGCTGGCAGACGTTGGCCGCCGCCTATGAGGCACTCGGCCGCGCCGGTGGCCCCACCTACGTGCTCTACCAGCTGCCCGGCTGGGACAGGGTGATCCGCGAGGGCACCGAGGAGCAGAAGAAGGACATCCTCAAGTTCGTCGGCAGTGGCAAGCAGATGCTCAACTACGCCATGACCGAGCCCAGCGCCGGGTCGAGCTGGGACGACATGTCCACCACCTACAGCCGCAAGGGCGGCAAGGTGTACCTCAACGGACACAAGACCTTCATCACCTCATCCATGAAGGTGCCCTACCTCGTGGTGATGGCCCGCGACGCCGACAACATGGGCACCTACACCGAGTGGTTCGTCGACATGAGCCTGCCGGGCATCACCAAGGAGCCCCTGCACAAGCTCGGCCTGCGCATGGATTCGTGCGCCGACATCTACTTCGACAACGTCGAACTGCGCGAGGAGGACCTGTTCGGCACCGAGGGCAATGGCTTCAAGCGCGGCGTGAAGGACTTCGACCTGGAGCGCTTCGAGGTGGCCCTGACCAACTACGGCACCGCCTACTGCGCCTTCGAGGACGCCGCCAAGTACGCCAACCAGCGCGTGCAGGGCGGCGAGGCGATTGCCCGCAAGCAGCTCATCCAGCTGAAGTTCGCCGACATGAAGGTGGACCTCACCAATATGCGCAACATGCTCTACGAGATCGCCTGGAAGGCCGACAACGACCAGCTCGGCCGCGGCGACTGCTCCATGGCCAAGTACTACTGCTCGCATGCCTCGGCCCGCGTGGTCGACAACGCGCTGCAGACCCTGGCCGGCGTGGGCGTCACCGGCGAACACCGCGTGCAGCGCTTCTACCGCGACCTTCGCGTGGACCGCGTCTCCGGTGGCACCGACGAGATGATGATCCTCGCCGCCGGCCGTGGTGCATTGCGCGATTACCGCAGCTGA
- a CDS encoding alpha/beta hydrolase fold domain-containing protein, translating to MRRRVRALVDAPDEWGIDADDISLAGDSGGVSLAFGVALHLRDEEKLADRLRCMLLYYGIYGLTDSASRRLLGGPWDGLGDDDLQYYYDAYFGSPEDVSSPWFNVVGADLGHGVPPCYVAAAALDPLRDDSRTLAAQLALAGVTNQYEEFAGVIHGFAHHTRMLSAARRLLAHSAQFFTEQGPDRSRDPEPARP from the coding sequence GTGCGTCGTCGGGTGCGTGCCCTGGTGGACGCACCCGACGAATGGGGCATCGACGCCGACGACATCTCGCTGGCCGGCGACTCGGGTGGGGTCAGCCTGGCCTTCGGCGTGGCGCTGCACCTGCGCGACGAGGAGAAGCTGGCCGACCGGTTGCGCTGCATGCTGCTGTACTACGGCATCTACGGACTCACCGATTCCGCATCACGCCGCCTGCTTGGTGGCCCCTGGGACGGACTGGGCGACGACGACCTGCAGTACTACTACGACGCCTACTTCGGCTCGCCCGAGGACGTGTCCTCGCCCTGGTTCAACGTCGTGGGCGCCGACCTGGGCCATGGCGTCCCGCCCTGCTACGTGGCCGCGGCGGCGCTCGACCCGCTGCGCGATGATTCCCGCACCCTGGCGGCCCAACTCGCACTGGCGGGCGTGACCAACCAGTACGAGGAATTCGCCGGGGTGATCCACGGGTTCGCCCACCACACCCGCATGCTGTCAGCCGCCCGCCGGCTGCTGGCGCATTCGGCGCAGTTCTTCACCGAGCAGGGACCGGATCGCTCCCGTGACCCCGAACCCGCCCGACCCTGA